In Candidatus Omnitrophota bacterium, a single genomic region encodes these proteins:
- the nusA gene encoding transcription termination factor NusA yields MSQELLAIIEQIEREKGIKKEIMLEAVESAMLSAAKRVIDLKPDEEFKVQIDRATGEIHAFRNNTPVTNIDFGRIAASTARQVIIQKMREAEKDVVFSEFQSRVGEIVSGTVYRFEKGNVIIDLLGKAEGILLKREQSPKEEFKQGQRIRAYVVEVKKDTKGPQIILSRAHPNLVKELFELEVPEIYEGIVEIRGISRQAGERTKISVYSKNEKVDAVGACVGMRGNRVRNIVNELQGEKIDIVRFNDDVREYIKAALSPAKVSEIKLDREKMKAEVIVDDDQLSLSIGKHGQNVRLASRLLGWELDIRTKSMIAAEALGGGKAQEKAAIEAKVDEGKEEESKVKKVKKAVKKKKEVKKEEVSLEDIPSLGAKVIESLKEAGIKNIADIIEAKTEGLMKIKGIGEKKAQKIIAEAKKLS; encoded by the coding sequence ATGAGTCAGGAACTACTTGCAATTATCGAACAAATTGAACGTGAAAAAGGAATTAAAAAAGAGATCATGCTTGAGGCTGTCGAAAGCGCCATGCTGAGCGCAGCCAAAAGAGTAATTGATTTAAAACCGGATGAAGAATTTAAGGTTCAGATTGATCGTGCCACAGGAGAGATTCATGCTTTTCGTAATAATACACCTGTGACTAATATTGATTTCGGGCGTATTGCTGCATCCACTGCCCGTCAGGTAATTATTCAGAAGATGCGTGAAGCAGAAAAGGATGTAGTTTTCTCCGAATTTCAAAGCCGCGTCGGAGAGATAGTTAGCGGAACAGTTTACCGTTTTGAAAAAGGCAATGTTATTATTGATCTCTTGGGTAAGGCCGAAGGTATTCTGCTTAAGCGCGAACAATCCCCTAAAGAGGAATTCAAGCAGGGACAGCGGATCCGCGCATATGTTGTTGAAGTAAAGAAGGATACTAAAGGCCCGCAGATTATTTTGTCGCGTGCTCATCCTAATTTGGTTAAAGAATTATTTGAACTGGAGGTTCCTGAGATATATGAAGGCATTGTAGAGATTAGAGGTATATCGCGCCAGGCAGGAGAACGCACAAAAATATCAGTTTATTCCAAGAATGAAAAAGTGGATGCGGTGGGAGCCTGTGTTGGCATGCGTGGAAACCGGGTGAGGAATATTGTTAATGAACTGCAGGGTGAAAAAATTGATATCGTGCGTTTTAACGATGATGTGCGTGAATATATCAAAGCCGCACTTTCCCCGGCTAAAGTTTCTGAGATTAAATTAGATAGAGAAAAAATGAAAGCCGAGGTTATTGTAGATGATGACCAGCTTTCTTTATCTATTGGTAAACATGGCCAGAATGTACGTTTGGCTTCTCGGCTTCTTGGCTGGGAGTTGGATATCCGTACTAAGAGCATGATTGCTGCTGAGGCCCTTGGAGGAGGAAAAGCGCAAGAGAAAGCCGCTATTGAGGCTAAGGTAGATGAAGGCAAAGAGGAAGAATCTAAGGTAAAAAAAGTTAAGAAGGCAGTTAAGAAAAAAAAAGAGGTTAAAAAAGAAGAAGTTTCTTTAGAGGATATCCCAAGCCTAGGGGCTAAGGTTATAGAGAGCTTAAAAGAAGCCGGAATTAAAAATATAGCTGATATAATAGAAGCAAAAACAGAAGGGCTGATGAAGATTAAGGGTATTGGGGAGAAGAAAGCCCAAAAGATTATCGCAGAGGCTAAAAAACTATCATAA
- the ruvB gene encoding Holliday junction branch migration DNA helicase RuvB, translating to MNEETRRALLKANPIVTDIKESEEDVVLNISLRPKKFSEFVGHKDIVDNLKIAIQAAKQRKEPLEHVLLSGPPGLGKTSLSHIISHEMGAKITATSGPAIERAGDLIGILTNLEVGDILFIDEIHRMSKVVEEFLYPAMESFQIDFIIDKGPYAKTIKFNLKPFTLIGATTRTGLLAAPLRGRFGIFYNLDFYRIEDLAKIIKNSSQLLTVQIDEDACFEIAKRSRGTPRIANRLLRRVRDYAQVLKIEKVDQVSTSNILNELGIDQAGFDELDRKVLKLILESFGGGPVGIESLAASLNEEVDTIADTVEPYLLKAGYLKRTSRGRLATKKAFEHFGLKFSIEQQEEIF from the coding sequence ATGAACGAAGAAACCAGGCGCGCCCTGCTTAAGGCTAATCCCATCGTTACAGATATTAAGGAATCCGAAGAGGATGTAGTTTTAAATATATCCTTAAGGCCAAAAAAGTTTAGTGAGTTCGTCGGCCACAAGGATATTGTAGATAATTTAAAGATCGCAATACAGGCAGCCAAACAGCGTAAAGAGCCGCTTGAGCATGTGCTTTTAAGCGGCCCTCCGGGGTTAGGTAAAACTTCTTTATCACATATCATTTCGCATGAGATGGGCGCAAAGATTACCGCAACCAGCGGCCCGGCTATTGAACGCGCAGGAGATTTAATTGGTATTTTGACTAACCTGGAAGTTGGGGATATTCTTTTTATCGATGAGATACACCGGATGTCTAAGGTGGTTGAGGAGTTTTTATATCCGGCAATGGAAAGTTTTCAGATTGATTTTATAATTGATAAAGGGCCGTATGCCAAGACTATTAAGTTTAATCTCAAACCCTTTACTCTAATTGGAGCAACGACTCGTACAGGGCTTCTGGCTGCTCCGCTTCGCGGAAGGTTTGGTATATTTTATAATCTTGATTTTTACAGAATAGAGGATTTGGCTAAAATTATAAAAAATTCAAGCCAGTTATTGACGGTACAAATCGATGAAGATGCTTGTTTTGAAATCGCCAAACGTTCAAGAGGGACTCCTCGTATTGCTAATCGGCTCTTGCGAAGAGTCAGGGATTACGCGCAGGTTTTAAAAATCGAAAAAGTTGATCAAGTTTCAACTTCTAACATTCTCAATGAGCTAGGGATCGATCAGGCAGGTTTTGACGAATTGGACCGTAAAGTTTTAAAATTAATTCTTGAATCATTCGGTGGAGGCCCGGTAGGAATTGAATCATTAGCTGCAAGCCTCAATGAGGAGGTAGATACTATTGCCGATACGGTTGAGCCCTACCTTCTAAAAGCCGGTTATTTAAAACGCACGTCCCGTGGTAGATTAGCTACAAAAAAAGCCTTTGAACATTTTGGTTTAAAATTTAGTATAGAACAACAGGAGGAGATTTTCTAA
- a CDS encoding epoxyqueuosine reductase QueH has translation MDILLHICCGPCLIYPFGRLKEEGFNIKGFYYNPNIYPSGEYSKRKGALEVLSRDLEFDVESPQYDDSEFFQAINANENTPERCINCWSLRLRRTAKHAKENNLFLFSTTLLVSPYQDHTMLKELGEKIAKETGVDFFYEDFRPGFRQAYKEARQKGLYLQKYCGCNYSIKPKVNGLNEK, from the coding sequence ATGGATATCTTACTGCATATCTGTTGTGGGCCGTGCTTAATTTACCCTTTTGGCAGATTAAAAGAAGAGGGGTTTAACATAAAAGGATTTTATTACAATCCTAATATTTATCCATCGGGAGAATATAGCAAGCGTAAAGGGGCTTTAGAAGTTTTGAGTAGAGATTTAGAGTTTGATGTGGAAAGTCCCCAGTATGATGATTCTGAATTTTTTCAGGCAATTAATGCCAATGAAAATACACCAGAGCGTTGTATAAACTGTTGGTCACTTCGCCTGCGCAGGACGGCAAAGCATGCCAAAGAGAATAATTTGTTCCTCTTTAGCACAACTTTGTTAGTTAGTCCTTACCAAGATCATACGATGCTCAAGGAATTAGGGGAAAAAATCGCAAAAGAAACGGGCGTAGATTTTTTTTATGAGGATTTTCGGCCTGGTTTCCGGCAAGCGTATAAAGAAGCAAGACAGAAGGGCCTTTATCTGCAGAAATATTGCGGTTGTAACTATTCAATAAAACCAAAGGTCAATGGATTAAATGAAAAATAA
- a CDS encoding segregation/condensation protein A, translating to MRYKIRLDIFEGPLDLLLYLVKKDHLNIYDIPIAKVTQQYLEYINFMQLLDLNIVGEFLVMASTLMQIKSKMLLPVEETASLEAEEDPRAELVKRLLEYEQFKQVAENLRQRELNQQEVFKRPKTEIPAESKVEGKQEVYFEASIFDLINAFSRALKDVPREVFYEVVKDQFTVEQKVHDILHLLLLQSEIKLSELFAKTGAKMEIIVVFLAILELAKMKEIIARQDAQFEEIIILRNKENITPYERRNQARPA from the coding sequence GTGAGGTATAAGATACGACTAGATATCTTTGAAGGCCCCCTAGATCTTTTATTATACCTAGTGAAAAAGGATCACCTTAATATTTATGATATTCCTATTGCCAAAGTCACTCAACAGTACCTGGAATATATTAATTTTATGCAGCTTTTGGATTTAAATATCGTCGGTGAGTTTTTAGTGATGGCGTCAACTCTTATGCAGATAAAATCTAAGATGCTGCTACCGGTTGAAGAGACAGCTTCTTTAGAGGCCGAAGAAGATCCTCGCGCGGAATTGGTCAAACGGCTTCTTGAATACGAACAGTTTAAACAGGTTGCCGAAAACCTAAGGCAAAGAGAATTGAACCAGCAAGAAGTTTTCAAGAGGCCCAAAACAGAAATACCCGCAGAAAGCAAGGTAGAAGGCAAGCAAGAGGTTTATTTTGAAGCAAGCATATTTGATTTGATCAATGCTTTTTCCCGGGCATTGAAGGATGTGCCCAGGGAAGTTTTTTATGAAGTTGTCAAGGATCAGTTTACGGTTGAACAGAAGGTGCATGATATTCTGCACTTGTTGTTGCTCCAGTCAGAGATTAAGCTTTCGGAACTTTTTGCCAAAACAGGCGCCAAGATGGAGATAATCGTAGTATTTTTAGCAATTTTGGAGTTGGCAAAAATGAAAGAGATTATTGCTCGTCAAGATGCGCAATTTGAAGAGATAATTATATTAAGAAATAAAGAAAACATTACTCCTTATGAACGAAGAAACCAGGCGCGCCCTGCTTAA
- the proS gene encoding proline--tRNA ligase, translating into MFWTKAFIPTLKETPKEAESLSHQLLLRAGFVRMLMAGAYTYLPLGLRVLEKIQGIIRQEMNACGASELLLPALHPLELWQKTGRDKDLGEVMFKFKDRRGRNVALGPTHEEIITDLVKNNCSSYRQLPLLLYQIQAKFRDEIRPRFGLIRACEFIMKDAYSFDQDEEGLDKNYQLMYEAYKRIFSRCGLKTLITEADSGVMGGKVSHEFMAQAPLGEDVVLLCPKCKIAKALKEESGSCPKCHVNMDKVNTIEVGHIFKLGIKYSQALEANFSDAKGELKPIIMGCYGIGVSRLVSAIIEQNNDSDGIIWPVEVAPFQVIILPLDVTNQAIMQEARNLYKQIEAAGFSVLLDDRDERAGVKFKDADLIGLPLSIIVGKKNMEEKNIEIRIRKNKTTALMPKEGLLSSISKNLS; encoded by the coding sequence ATGTTTTGGACCAAAGCTTTTATACCGACGTTAAAGGAAACACCAAAAGAGGCAGAATCATTAAGCCATCAGTTGTTGCTGCGCGCAGGATTTGTGCGGATGCTTATGGCAGGAGCCTATACTTATCTTCCTCTGGGGTTACGGGTTTTAGAGAAAATTCAGGGAATAATTCGGCAGGAAATGAATGCTTGCGGTGCCAGTGAATTGCTCTTGCCGGCTTTGCATCCTTTAGAGCTTTGGCAGAAAACCGGCCGCGATAAGGATTTGGGTGAGGTGATGTTTAAATTCAAGGATCGCCGCGGTAGGAATGTGGCTTTAGGCCCAACGCATGAGGAAATAATTACGGACTTAGTTAAGAATAATTGTTCAAGTTATAGGCAGTTACCGCTGCTCTTATATCAGATTCAGGCAAAATTCCGCGATGAAATACGCCCGCGTTTTGGTTTGATCCGTGCTTGCGAATTTATTATGAAAGATGCATATAGCTTTGATCAGGATGAAGAGGGGTTGGATAAAAATTATCAGTTGATGTATGAAGCTTATAAGCGGATATTTTCCAGGTGCGGTTTAAAAACTTTAATTACTGAGGCTGATTCCGGTGTTATGGGAGGAAAGGTTTCACATGAGTTTATGGCGCAAGCCCCGTTGGGAGAGGATGTAGTATTGCTTTGCCCAAAATGTAAAATTGCCAAGGCTCTCAAGGAGGAAAGCGGTTCTTGTCCTAAATGCCATGTAAATATGGATAAGGTTAATACCATCGAAGTCGGCCATATTTTTAAGCTGGGTATAAAATACAGTCAGGCGTTAGAAGCAAATTTCTCTGATGCAAAAGGAGAACTTAAACCGATAATTATGGGTTGTTATGGTATCGGCGTATCGCGCCTGGTTTCTGCGATTATCGAGCAGAATAATGATTCTGATGGGATTATCTGGCCTGTAGAGGTTGCTCCTTTTCAGGTTATAATTTTGCCTCTTGATGTAACTAATCAAGCGATTATGCAGGAGGCGAGAAACCTTTATAAACAAATAGAGGCAGCCGGATTCTCTGTGCTTTTGGATGACCGTGATGAACGCGCTGGTGTAAAATTTAAAGATGCGGATTTGATAGGGTTGCCTTTGAGTATTATAGTAGGTAAAAAAAATATGGAAGAAAAAAATATAGAGATAAGGATACGTAAAAATAAAACAACCGCGCTTATGCCAAAGGAAGGTTTATTAAGCTCTATCTCTAAAAATTTATCTTAA
- a CDS encoding CpaF family protein, with protein sequence MAQQSLKSRVREDFIAKYTSILFKGTDNKTEVAAVVRGILEGILTQPRSPLKEQEREKIINELVDEFSGFGPIEKLMIDPEVTEIMINGTQNVYVEKHGKKQRTDMKFDSDQQLMYVIQKILSPTRRRVDETVPYTDVCLPDGSRVNIIIPPLALDGPTITIRKFLKQIVKAEDLIELGTMDRKMADFLIACIKAKINMIFAGATGSGKTTTVEVLSSYIPNDERTITIEDTAELHLVQDHVVRLETKPATIEGKGEISIRDLFRNTLRMRPQRIILGEIRSAEALDMLQAMCSGHNGALSVIHANTPSEVMHRLETMILMSGIPITLEAIHRQIASSLHLVIQQDQLSDGTRKITRITQVNGLKDGWVNLEDLFVYEITNVVEGESVQGRFKATGIQPVFYPLFAKRGVALPKEIFNKD encoded by the coding sequence ATGGCTCAACAGTCGCTAAAGAGTAGGGTACGCGAAGATTTTATCGCCAAATATACTAGTATCTTATTTAAAGGTACCGATAATAAGACCGAAGTTGCCGCTGTAGTCAGAGGTATTCTTGAAGGAATTTTGACTCAGCCCCGCAGTCCTCTTAAGGAGCAAGAAAGGGAGAAGATTATTAATGAATTAGTGGATGAATTTTCTGGTTTTGGCCCGATTGAGAAATTAATGATAGATCCTGAGGTTACGGAAATTATGATTAACGGGACGCAAAATGTATATGTTGAAAAACACGGGAAAAAACAGCGTACTGATATGAAGTTTGATAGTGATCAACAACTTATGTATGTAATCCAAAAAATATTATCACCTACCAGAAGAAGAGTGGATGAGACGGTTCCTTATACGGATGTTTGTTTACCCGATGGTTCACGGGTTAATATTATTATTCCGCCTTTGGCTTTAGATGGCCCGACTATAACTATCCGTAAATTCCTTAAACAGATTGTAAAAGCCGAGGATTTAATTGAATTGGGAACTATGGACAGGAAAATGGCAGATTTTCTGATTGCTTGTATTAAGGCTAAGATCAATATGATATTTGCCGGAGCTACTGGCTCCGGAAAAACCACGACTGTAGAAGTACTCTCTAGTTATATTCCTAATGATGAGCGTACCATTACCATTGAAGATACGGCTGAATTACATTTAGTGCAGGATCATGTAGTTAGGCTTGAGACAAAGCCAGCAACTATTGAAGGCAAGGGAGAAATCTCTATCAGGGATCTTTTCCGTAATACTCTGCGTATGCGGCCTCAGAGGATTATCTTGGGTGAAATTAGAAGCGCTGAGGCTTTGGATATGCTTCAGGCAATGTGTTCAGGCCATAATGGAGCGCTTTCAGTTATTCATGCCAATACTCCTTCGGAGGTTATGCATCGATTAGAGACGATGATTTTAATGTCCGGTATTCCAATAACTTTAGAGGCTATACATCGGCAGATTGCCTCAAGCCTGCATTTAGTTATTCAACAGGATCAGCTTTCCGATGGAACACGTAAAATTACCCGTATTACGCAAGTAAATGGACTAAAAGATGGTTGGGTGAATTTGGAGGATCTTTTTGTCTATGAGATTACCAATGTTGTTGAAGGAGAGAGTGTCCAGGGTCGTTTTAAGGCTACGGGGATTCAGCCTGTATTTTATCCGCTTTTTGCCAAAAGGGGGGTAGCTTTACCTAAAGAAATTTTTAATAAGGATTGA
- the infB gene encoding translation initiation factor IF-2 has product MPKVKKEKTIIKKTAKPKVKVEAKTKKFPVKARILKSKAPVKAAKPKPQAHGLVSTSIGHKVTVKKAKEEAKQILKPVKPVVKHKPQGDGLASFGQSHAPKIEARVEQIKPEIKIEPKQETKPITKPQDHGLASVGQSHKPEEKVQVTFSVEPTPIPEEKAEIVASKEIELELPITVKDLAIKLQEKSSVLIKHLMGMGVMIGINQSLDEATLDKLCLKYDFKIKKALTAEELILQEHKRQDLPQELKSRSPIVTFMGHVDHGKTSLLDAIRKTRVTEAEHGGITQHIGAYRVSLPQGDITFLDTPGHEAFTAMRARGAAITDIVVLVVAADDGIMPQTQEAIDHARAAGVTIIVAINKIDKAQANVDTVKKQLSEVGLMAEDWGGKTITVPVSAKTGQGIDNLLEMILLQAEVMELKANPNRLAYGVVVEARMAKGRGPVATLLMQNGTLSLNQNIIVGNLYGKIRAMLDDRGHGVTAVGPASPVEVLGISGIPQVGEQFFAIEDEKQAKSLIEARTEKDRQQQVKEVKRISLEDLHAQIAGGKIKELKLIIKADVQGSLEAIKDILEKLNVSEIKINIIHMGAGNINTSDVVLAMASDALILGFNVTADEPAKELISKEGVDLKTYSIIYELGNDIKAAVEGMLAPKLKRVFLGRAEVRKMFKLSRSGLIAGCFVTKGKINRNCMVTVLRNGAVAFEGKLASLKRFKDDVREVGEGFECGIAIGGFDQLMEADIIEAYDIEKIARKL; this is encoded by the coding sequence ATGCCCAAAGTAAAGAAAGAAAAAACAATAATAAAGAAAACAGCTAAGCCTAAAGTTAAAGTAGAAGCAAAAACTAAAAAGTTTCCTGTTAAGGCCCGTATCTTGAAATCTAAGGCTCCGGTCAAGGCAGCTAAGCCTAAGCCACAAGCTCATGGTTTGGTTTCTACTAGTATAGGCCATAAGGTAACAGTAAAAAAAGCAAAGGAAGAAGCTAAGCAGATATTAAAACCTGTAAAGCCCGTAGTAAAGCATAAGCCACAAGGCGATGGTTTGGCCTCCTTTGGCCAAAGCCATGCACCAAAGATTGAAGCTAGAGTAGAACAAATCAAACCTGAAATTAAAATAGAACCCAAACAGGAAACTAAACCCATAACTAAGCCTCAAGATCATGGTTTGGCTTCTGTTGGTCAAAGCCATAAACCTGAGGAAAAAGTGCAGGTTACATTTTCTGTTGAACCAACGCCTATTCCTGAAGAAAAAGCAGAAATTGTCGCCAGTAAAGAAATTGAATTGGAACTTCCGATTACGGTTAAAGATTTAGCGATAAAATTACAAGAAAAATCCTCTGTTCTTATTAAACATCTTATGGGTATGGGGGTGATGATTGGTATTAATCAGAGTTTGGATGAAGCTACCCTGGATAAATTATGTTTAAAATATGATTTCAAAATTAAGAAAGCGCTAACTGCGGAAGAACTGATTTTACAGGAACATAAAAGGCAAGATTTACCGCAGGAGCTTAAAAGCCGCAGCCCGATAGTTACTTTTATGGGGCATGTTGATCATGGTAAAACTTCTCTTCTTGATGCGATACGTAAAACCCGCGTTACAGAGGCTGAACACGGAGGAATTACTCAGCATATCGGTGCTTATCGTGTTAGTCTTCCTCAGGGAGATATTACTTTTCTGGATACTCCCGGCCATGAGGCATTTACCGCTATGCGCGCACGCGGCGCAGCTATTACGGATATCGTGGTGTTAGTGGTGGCTGCCGATGACGGAATTATGCCGCAAACTCAGGAAGCAATTGACCATGCGCGTGCGGCCGGTGTTACTATTATTGTTGCGATTAATAAAATAGATAAAGCGCAGGCAAATGTCGATACGGTTAAGAAACAATTGTCTGAAGTCGGCTTGATGGCTGAGGATTGGGGTGGCAAAACTATTACCGTACCGGTATCTGCAAAAACCGGCCAGGGTATAGATAATTTGCTGGAGATGATTTTGTTACAGGCAGAAGTCATGGAATTAAAGGCAAATCCGAATCGGTTAGCGTACGGAGTAGTTGTAGAAGCAAGGATGGCTAAGGGCAGAGGGCCGGTAGCAACCCTGCTTATGCAAAATGGTACCTTGAGCTTGAATCAAAATATTATTGTTGGTAATTTGTACGGGAAGATTCGGGCGATGCTTGATGACCGAGGACATGGAGTGACTGCTGTTGGCCCAGCTTCTCCGGTTGAGGTCTTGGGTATAAGCGGGATTCCACAGGTAGGGGAACAATTTTTTGCGATTGAAGATGAAAAACAGGCAAAGAGTTTAATTGAAGCGCGTACGGAAAAAGATAGGCAGCAACAAGTAAAAGAAGTTAAGCGGATAAGCCTAGAAGATTTGCATGCTCAGATTGCCGGAGGCAAAATCAAAGAATTAAAATTGATTATCAAGGCAGATGTTCAGGGATCGCTTGAGGCAATCAAGGATATCCTGGAGAAGTTGAATGTTTCTGAAATAAAAATAAATATAATCCATATGGGAGCAGGCAATATTAATACCTCGGATGTAGTTTTAGCAATGGCCTCAGATGCGTTAATTCTGGGATTTAATGTCACTGCTGATGAGCCAGCTAAAGAGTTGATTTCTAAAGAAGGCGTTGATTTAAAAACTTATAGTATTATTTATGAGTTAGGCAATGACATAAAAGCTGCAGTAGAAGGGATGTTAGCTCCTAAGTTAAAGAGGGTATTTTTAGGCAGAGCCGAAGTAAGAAAAATGTTTAAGCTTTCTCGTTCCGGACTGATTGCCGGATGTTTCGTAACCAAGGGTAAAATTAACCGTAATTGTATGGTGACAGTTTTGCGTAACGGCGCGGTTGCTTTTGAAGGAAAGCTAGCAAGTTTGAAACGTTTTAAAGATGATGTGCGTGAGGTTGGCGAAGGTTTTGAATGCGGTATTGCTATAGGTGGGTTTGATCAGTTAATGGAAGCCGACATAATTGAGGCTTATGATATAGAGAAGATTGCCAGAAAGCTATAA
- a CDS encoding ribosome maturation factor RimP, which produces MIEDTLVKELHELISQCSARENIELVDLICRYEGNNLILRILVDRPTGGITLEDCALVNRQLSLLLEEKNIIDSNYILEVSSPGLDRCLKTEKDFLRCLNKEVVFFLNDLVKGKCQWQGLISKVGQDSVIIAQDTGEIEIPFKKINKAWLVI; this is translated from the coding sequence TTGATCGAAGATACTTTAGTCAAAGAATTACATGAATTGATTTCTCAATGTTCTGCCAGAGAAAATATTGAACTGGTGGATTTAATCTGTAGATATGAGGGTAATAATTTAATTTTAAGGATTTTAGTGGATAGGCCCACAGGCGGCATAACTTTAGAAGATTGTGCTTTAGTTAATCGGCAACTTAGTTTATTACTGGAAGAAAAAAATATCATTGACTCTAATTATATTTTAGAGGTTTCTTCTCCCGGGCTTGACCGTTGCCTTAAGACAGAAAAAGATTTTTTACGTTGTCTAAATAAAGAAGTTGTGTTTTTCCTTAATGATCTAGTAAAGGGTAAATGCCAATGGCAGGGATTAATCAGTAAAGTTGGGCAGGATAGCGTAATTATTGCTCAGGACACAGGAGAGATAGAGATTCCATTTAAAAAAATAAACAAAGCATGGTTAGTAATCTAA
- the trpS gene encoding tryptophan--tRNA ligase — translation MNKKRILSGMRPTGKLHLGHLVGALDNWKKMQDEYDCLFMVADWHALMSEYENPAELKANMLDNVIDWLACGIDPEKCSIFIQSHVPGHLELYFVLSLITQLGLLERCPTYKEQLREVANRDLKTYAFLGYPVLQAADILLYKADSVPVGEDQLPHLELTRQIVRKFNHIYKTDFFPEPKALLTQNKRLLGLDGRKMSKSYNNYIGLSEEPQVIRKKIQSMFTDPERIRLIDPGHPHKCNVFSYFGVFFPEMNKETQERCAKSRIGCTECKKELSERIVGLLAPIQEKRNSLQKDKKYIQEILSAGCARAKGLAEKTVVEVRELLKL, via the coding sequence ATGAATAAAAAACGTATATTAAGCGGCATGCGGCCTACGGGTAAATTGCACTTGGGGCATTTGGTTGGCGCATTGGATAATTGGAAAAAAATGCAAGATGAATATGATTGTTTATTCATGGTTGCCGATTGGCATGCTTTGATGTCAGAATATGAAAATCCGGCTGAGCTTAAAGCTAACATGCTGGATAATGTTATAGATTGGTTAGCTTGTGGCATTGACCCTGAAAAATGCAGCATATTTATTCAATCGCATGTCCCTGGGCACCTTGAACTTTATTTTGTCCTTTCTTTAATTACGCAACTAGGTTTACTTGAGAGGTGTCCTACTTATAAGGAGCAGTTACGCGAAGTAGCCAATCGTGATTTAAAAACTTATGCTTTTTTGGGGTATCCGGTTTTACAGGCTGCCGATATACTCCTTTATAAGGCTGATAGTGTGCCGGTGGGCGAGGATCAGTTGCCGCATTTGGAATTAACCCGTCAGATCGTGCGTAAGTTTAACCATATATATAAAACAGATTTTTTTCCGGAACCCAAAGCCCTGCTTACGCAAAACAAGCGCCTTTTAGGGCTAGATGGACGTAAGATGAGTAAGAGTTATAATAATTATATTGGTTTATCCGAGGAGCCACAAGTTATCCGTAAAAAAATACAGAGTATGTTTACGGACCCAGAACGTATCCGGCTGATTGATCCCGGGCATCCGCATAAATGCAATGTTTTTTCTTACTTTGGAGTATTTTTTCCGGAAATGAATAAGGAAACGCAGGAGCGTTGCGCAAAATCTAGAATCGGCTGTACTGAATGTAAAAAAGAACTCTCAGAGCGAATAGTCGGTTTATTGGCTCCGATTCAGGAAAAAAGGAATTCTTTGCAAAAAGATAAAAAATATATTCAGGAGATATTATCTGCAGGATGTGCCAGGGCTAAAGGATTAGCTGAGAAAACGGTTGTTGAGGTAAGGGAGCTACTTAAGCTGTAA